From one Pelecanus crispus isolate bPelCri1 chromosome 21, bPelCri1.pri, whole genome shotgun sequence genomic stretch:
- the PIWIL2 gene encoding LOW QUALITY PROTEIN: piwi-like protein 2 (The sequence of the model RefSeq protein was modified relative to this genomic sequence to represent the inferred CDS: deleted 1 base in 1 codon) → MEPFRPFRLPGPGSGSGSVSASAPPGRLRGLSGRAQRLPQPQPCPPEPRPALAPLSALLCGLGLGERPCPSLESGDWPLGRGTTGAVEALARHSPAAKEDEGAAAFPTRRRILWQGRGDALPSPPERDPAALSRGKPCAAAAPALRPPGLRPSLLSTPAPGTPPDAGRPAPGTKPVAKGTALAVGLNSVKIHCQNEAVYQYHVTFSPEVECRSMRFAMLKEQRAVTGDVTAFDGSILYLPIQLPQPVSVKAQRRSDGEEITITIQITKVLEPSSDLCVPFYNVVFRRVMRILGMKLVRRNFFEPAQATILQHYRLQIWPGYSVSIRKKDGGLFLLVDAIHKVIRSDSVLNFMHTIYKQGLSSFQDECTKQLVGSVVITRYNNRTYRIDDIDWSKTPRDSFTLASGEEITFVDYYSKTYGITIRELDQPLLVHRPREKQTPQGRSRLDMVLLVPELAFMTGVPNIKKDSRMVKDVMREMLQSPRQHYARLTSLLCRIKDSPEASGELMRWGLSLDPDIHRTQGRVLPAERINLRHSSFIPAEDLTWNKEVMREASISAISMNYWLLVYPKRLQGLAKDLVAAMESVCGPIGMHVSPPALVELKDDRIETYAKTIRSVLGSEDKVQLLLCIISSSREDLYAAIKKLCCVQTPVPSQVINAQSLTGQLGKMRSVVQKVLLQMNCKLGGELWGVDIPLKQLMVIGMDVYHGHRKGMRSVIGFVASMNHVLTKWYSRVVFQMPHQEIADSLRLCLADALQHFHEMNHCLPKKIVVYRDGVSDSQLDTVLKYEIPQMQKCFDTFENYQPSMVVMVVQKQISTNFYTLTAEQFVSPPPGTVIDHTVTSSDWQDFFLLAHRSRQGCSIPTRYVCVLNTANLSCEHLQRLTFKLCHLYWNWPGTVRVPAPCKYAHKLAFLSGQVLHHEPSAQLCDKLFFL, encoded by the exons ATGGAGCCCTTCCGCCCCTTCCGCCTGCCgggccccggctccggctccggctcggTCTCCGCCTCCGCTCCCCCGGGCAGGCTGCGGGGGCTCTCGGGCCGCGCCCAgcgcctgccccagccccagccctgcccgccggaGCCCCGGCCCGCCCTGGCGCCGCTCTCCGCCCTGCTGTGCGGCCTGGGCCTGGGCGAGCGGCCCTGCCCCTCCCTGGAGTCCGGGGACTGGCCCCTCG GCCGTGGCACCACTGGTGCAGTGGAGGCCCTGGCGCGGCACAGCCCGGCGGCGAAGGAGGATGAGGGGGCGGCCGCGTTCCCCACACGCAGGCG GATCCTGTGGCAAGGCAGAGGGGACGCGCTGCCCAGCCCCCCCGAGAGAGACCCCGCTGCGCTATCCCGTGGGAAGCCCTGCGCTGCTgctgcgcccgccctgcgcccaCCGGGACTCCGGCCCTCCCTGCTGTCCACACCTGCCCCAGGGACTCCCCCGGATGCCGGCAGACC GGCACCGGGGACAAAGCCAGTGGCGAAGGGAACCGCCTTAGCCGTGGGGCTGAACTCGGTTAAAATCCACTGCCAGAACGAAGCCGTCTACCAGTACCACGTTACCTTCAG CCCTGAGGTGGAGTGCAGGAGCATGCGCTTCGCTATGCTGAAGGAGCAGCGGGCAGTGACAGGGGACGTGACCGCGTTCGACGGCTCCATCCTCTACCTGCCCATCCAGCTCCCCCAG CCTGTCAGCGTGAAGGCTCAGAGGAGGAGCGACGGGGAGGAGATCACCATCACCATCCAGATAACCAAGGTCCTCGAGCCCAGCTCGGATCTCTGCGTCCCTTTTTACAACGTGGTTTTCCGGAG GGTGATGAGAATATTAGGCATGAAGCTtgttaggagaaatttctttgaaCCTGCCCAGGCCACCATATTACAGCATTACAG GCTGCAGATTTGGCCAGGATACTCTGTCAGCATCCGGAAGAAGGACGGCGGCCTCTTCCTCTTGGTCGACGCCATCCACAAAGTCATCCGCAGCGATTCTGTCCTGAATTTCAT GCACACCATCTACAAGCAAGGCCTCAGCAGCTTCCAGGACGAGTGCACCAAGCAGCTGGTGGGCAGCGTGGTCATCACCCGCTACAACAACCGCACCTACCGCATCGACGACATCGACTGGAGCAAGACCCCGAGGGACAGTTTCACCCTGGCCAGCGGCGAGGAGATCACCTTTGTGGACTACTACAG caaaacctACGGGATCACCATCAGGGAGCTGGATCAGCCGTTGCTTGTCCACAGGCCCAGGGAAAAACAGACACCGCAGGGGAGG agTCGGCTGGACATGGTACTGCTCGTGCCGGAGCTCGCCTTCATGACCGGGGTCCCCAACATAAAGAAGGACAGTCGAATGGTGAAG GACGTGATGCGGGAGATGCTGCAGAGCCCCAGGCAGCACTACGCGCGTCTCACCAGCCTCCTGTGCAGGATCAAGGACAGCCCGGAGGCCTCGGGGGAGCTGATGCGCTGGGGGCTCAGCCTGGACCCGGACATCCACAGG ACCCAGGGCCGAGTCCTGCCCGCAGAGAGGATCAACCTGCGGCATAGCTCCTTCATCCCTGCCGAGGACCTGACCTGGAACAAGGAGGTCATGCGAGAAGCCTCCATCTCGGCG ATCTCCATGAATTACTGGCTGCTGGTTTACCCGAAGCGCCTGCAGGGCCTGGCGAAGGATCTGGTGGCTGCCATGGAGAGCGTCTGCGGCCCCATCGGCATGCATGTCAGCCCTCCCGCTTTGGTGGAGCTGAAGGACGACCGCATCGAGACCTACGCCAAGACCATCCGAAGCGTTTTGGGTAGTGAG GACAAGGTGCAGCTGCTCCTGTGCATCATCTCCAGCAGCCGGGAGGATTTGTACGCGGCCATCAAGAAGCTTTGCTGCGTGCAGACCCCGGTGCCCTCCCAG GTCATCAACGCGCAGTCCCTCACGGGCCAGCTGGGCAAGATGAGGAGCGTGGTCCAGAAAGTCCTGCTGCAGATGAACTGCAAGCTGGGCGGCGAGCTCTGGGGGGTCGACATCCCCCTG AAACAGCTGATGGTTATCGGCATGGACGTCTACCACGGCCACCGGAAAGGGATGCGCTCTGTCATCGGCTTCGTGGCCAGCATGAATCA cgTCCTCACCAAGTGGTATTCCAGGGTGGTCTTCCAAATGCCTCACCAGGAGATCGCCGACAGCCTGCGGCTCTGCCTGGCCGATGCCCTCCAGCACTTCCACGAG ATGAACCACTGCTTGCCCAAGAAGATAGTCGTGTACAGGGACGGCGTGTCTGACAGCCAGCTTGACACCGTGCTCAAGTACGAGATCCCGCAGATGCAGAAGTGCTTCGACACCTTTGAGAACTACCAGCCCAGCATGGTGGTCATGGTGGTGCAGAAGCAAATCAGCACCAACTTCTACACGCTCACAGCAGAGCAGTTCGTGTCCCCTCCTCCCGGGACGGTTATCGACCAC ACGGTCACCAGCTCGGACTG GCAGGATTTCTTTCTGCTGGCGCACCGCTCTCgccagggctgcagcatccccacgCGCTACGTCTGCGTGCTGAACACGGCCAACCTCAGCTGCGAGCACCTGCAGAG GTTGACTTTCAAGCTCTGTCACCTGTACTGGAACTGGCCAGGCACCGTCCGGGTCCCTGCCCCGTGCAAGTACGCGCACAAGCTGGCCTTCCTCTCGGGGCAGGTCCTGCACCACGAGCCCAGCGCCCAGCTCTGCGACAAGCTCTTCTTCCTATAG